A single region of the Lotus japonicus ecotype B-129 chromosome 4, LjGifu_v1.2 genome encodes:
- the LOC130712170 gene encoding cucumisin-like has protein sequence MACLTYIMVMDYAVVLVLLLTSIVQIHAQEKTYIIYTGASMNDEAASLSIHENMLQQVAADRNAAPKSLTHHYKRSFSGFAAKLTKEEADKVAGLDGVISVFPSTKRPLQTTKSWDFIGFPLNVERTNAERDIIIGLIDTGIWPESESFNDKGLGPPPSKWKGTCQTSSNFTCNKETKISLLIDVLLFLTSGSKIIGARCYGEESLNKEFLSPRDSIGHGTHTASIAAGNPVSGASMLGLAEGTTRGGATSARIAVYKVCWDDGCDDADILSAFDDGIADGVDIFSVSIGASDTDKAGNYLGNSISIGAFHAMRHGILTIASAGNSGPTLGAVDNVHPWSISVAASTIDRNFVTRVKLGDNRIYEGISLNTFDLKGKLYPLIFAGDAPNTKAGINGSKSRFCNHGSLDQNLVKNKIVLCQSAYPNETGPAGFLSTAQTSAPLALAYALPGSYLDLKDAVSIFKYIRSTRDSSATIFKTDELEDISAPEVANFSSRGPNLITPEILKPDLTAPGVTILASWSPIAPVSDSDYDRRELKFNIMSGTSMSCPHVSGAAAYIKSFHPTWSPAAIRSALMTTAKPLSPLNNVEAELAYGAGQISPSKALTPGLVYDATERDYTSFLCGQGYSLMSIQLIMGGNTSFCGTTNESARDLNYPSFSLQVPHSDHTVFARFKRTVTNVGSPMSTYKATVVTAAKGLEIKVTPNVLAFNSLGQTKTFVLTLDGALTEPIVSASLVWDDGTFQVRSPIVVFDVVGFNPSTPASHSTSFSPCLSLLFLSLIFFTHLSLFGCV, from the exons ACTTATATTATCTACACAGGCGCTAGCATGAATGATGAAGCTGCTTCACTTTCCATTCATGAAAACATGTTACAACAAGTTGCCGCTGACAGGAATGCAGCACCGAAGTCTCTAACACACCACTACAAACGTAGTTTTAGTGGCTTTGCTGCGAAGCTAACTAAAGAAGAAGCAGATAAAGTGGCTG GACTTGATGGGGTGATATCTGTCTTTCCCAGTACAAAGAGACCACTTCAGACAACAAAGTCTTGGGATTTTATTGGCTTTCCATTAAACGTGGAAAGAACAAATGCTGAACGTGATATAATCATCGGATTAATTGATACTGGAATCTGGCCAGAATCTGAAAGCTTCAATGATAAAGGATTAGGTCCCCCACCTAGTAAATGGAAGGGAACCTGTCAAACCTCTTCTAATTTCACTTGCAACAA AGAGACAAAAATTTCATTACTAATAGATGTTCTTTTGTTCTTGACTTCTGGCAGTAAAATAATTGGTGCTAGATGTTACGGAGAAGAATCCTTGAATAAAGAATTCTtgtctccaagagactcaattgGGCATGGGACTCATACTGCTTCAATAGCAGCTGGTAACCCAGTTAGCGGGGCAAGCATGTTAGGCCTGGCAGAAGGAACAACAAGGGGAGGGGCAACATCAGCACGTATTGCGGTCTACAAAGTCTGCTGGGACGACGGATGCGATGATGCAGACATTTTATCTGcatttgatgatggaattgctGATGGGGTTGACATCTTTTCGGTCTCAATAGGAGCGAGTGACACTGACAAGGCTGGAAATTATCTTGGAAACAGTATATCCATAGGAGCATTTCATGCCATGAGGCATGGGATACTGACAATAGCATCGGCTGGGAACTCGGGTCCAACACTTGGGGCTGTAGATAATGTTCATCCTTGGTCAATTTCTGTGGCGGCTAGCACCATAGATAGAAATTTTGTGACAAGAGTAAAATTAGGAGACAACAGAATTTATGAG GGAATCTCATTAAATACATTTGACCTTAAgggaaaattatatcctctcaTCTTTGCGGGTGATGCACCCAATACTAAAGCAGGCATCAATGGATCTAAATCAAG GTTTTGCAACCATGGTTCGTTGGACCAAAATTTGGTGAAGAACAAAATTGTTCTCTGCCAGAGTGCATACCCAAATGAAACTGGTCCCGCTGGTTTCCTCTCAACCGCTCAAACTTCTGCACCACTCGCACTCGCTTATGCCTTGCCTGGATCTTACCTCGACTTGAAGGATGCTGTCTCTATATTCAAATACATAAGATCCACAAG GGATTCAAGTGCAACCATATTTAAGACCGATGAGTTAGAAGATATTTCAGCCCCTGAGGTAGCCAATTTCTCATCAAGAGGTCCAAACTTAATTACCCCTGAAATTCTCAAG CCGGATTTGACTGCTCCTGGAGTAACCATCCTAGCTAGTTGGTCTCCAATAGCCCCTGTTTCGGACTCTGATTATGACCGCAGAGAGTTAAAATTCAATATTATGTCAGGCACATCAATGTCCTGCCCACACGTGTCTGGTGCAGCAGCTTACATCAAATCATTTCATCCTACGTGGTCTCCTGCTGCTATTCGTTCAGCTTTAATGACAACAG CGAAACCGCTTAGTCCCTTGAATAACGTGGAAGCAGAGTTGGCATATGGAGCAGGCCAGATTAGTCCATCCAAGGCGTTGACTCCTGGTTTAGTATATGATGCTACAGAAAGGGACTATACAAGTTTTTTGTGTGGGCAGGGCTATAGTCTAATGTCTATACAACTCATCATGGGGGGTAATACCAGCTTCTGTGGGACAACTAATGAATCAGCAAGGGATCTAAATTACCCTTCATTTTCTCTGCAAGTCCCTCACTCAGATCATACTGTATTTGCCAGGTTCAAGAGGACAGTCACAAATGTTGGCTCTCCAATGTCAACATATAAAGCCACTGTTGTGACTGCTGCTAAGGGTCTCGAAATCAAAGTGACACCAAATGTTTTGGCATTCAATTCTCTTGGTCAAACAAAAACATTTGTGCTCACTCTTGATGGAGCGCTAACTGAACCTATTGTGTCAGCTTCTTTGGTTTGGGACGATGGAACATTCCAAGTGAGAAGCCCAATTGTCGTGTTTGATGTAGTGGGTTTTAATCCATCCACACCAGCTTCCCATTCCACATCTTTTTCTCCTTGTCTCTCTTTGCTTTTCCTATCTCTCATTTTTTTCACCCACTTATCTCTCTTTGGGTGTGTATGA